In Candidatus Goldiibacteriota bacterium HGW-Goldbacteria-1, the sequence GACGGCGCGAATAATCTTATCACCACAAAAACTGCGTATTCAGGTTACGGCGGTGTGCTTACATATAATTACACTTCAAATGGAAGTAATAATATAAGCGCGCCCTGGCATGTTGCCATAATGTTACCGTCTTATAATCCGCCTGCGGTTTATAATGCATCTGATGCGGATTTTGAGGATATTTATGAATTCACAGTAATGGTAAGCGCTCCGGCACCCACGCCAACACTGCCGTGTACCAATATGGTTGGTGTTTACCACGGCCAATTAACCCTGATTAAGTACTTCGATTATAAACTAAACGATTGTAATGCTTTTACTGTAAAGGTTAATTACTGTACAGAAAATACACGCATTGCGCTGTATGACGCGGGGAACAACCTGCTTAAAACAGAACTGTTAACCTGTCAGACACCGGGAATGTCCGGGCTTCAGATGTTTTATCACATTGCAGGAACAGAGGTTCCCGGGATATGGCATATTGATTTGTATGGCGAATCAGATACAGTGCCTCTTGTCAGAACCGGTGCCGGCACAATCAGTTCATGTCCGGAAGGTAGTTTAGTTGTAGAATAACCCTTAAAAATATAGCGTTTATAAAAGGCAGGGCATAACAAGCCCTGCCTTTTTCATTTAATATTATCCTTGATTTTTTGCAAATGCAGGAGTAATATATAAATGTTTTTTGAAGCTTATCAGCAAAACTGATATCCTGAAACAAACAATTTTACTGTTTATTATTAAATTTCTATACACCTTAAGGAGGTGCGCAGTAATGAAGAATATGGTAGAAATCAGATGGCACGGAAGAGGCGGTCAGGGAGCAAAGACCGCCGCGCTTCTTCTTGGAGAAGCAGCGGTAAATGCCGGAAAGTATGTTCAGGCATTCCCCGAGTACGGACCGGAAAGAATGGGCGCCCCTGTTGCGGCTTATGACAGGATTGCGGATGAAGAAATTACGATTCACTCACCTGTAATCGCGCCAAACGTAGTTGCTGTCCTTGACGAAACGCTTATGGATTCCATAGACGTTACAAAAGGGCTTCCCGCAGACGGAGTCCTTATCGTAAACACCCCGTTTGACAAAGCGGAAGTTGAAAAAAGGGTAAACTGGAAAGGAAAGGTTGTTGTTATTGACGCTTCAAAGATAGCTCAGGCCACTATCGGA encodes:
- a CDS encoding pyruvate synthase → MKNMVEIRWHGRGGQGAKTAALLLGEAAVNAGKYVQAFPEYGPERMGAPVAAYDRIADEEITIHSPVIAPNVVAVLDETLMDSIDVTKGLPADGVLIVNTPFDKAEVEKRVNWKGKVVVIDASKIAQATIGKPIPNTPMIGALLGATNLMPLQAFLDDTKKKLEKKFKSKPEVIEGNLKAISLAYEEVKK